The Bacteroidota bacterium DNA window TTCGGATTTAGTAGTTAAAGGTAAAATTAGAGAGCAACAATATTATCGTACAATGGGAGTGCCAATCGAAATACCTTCATTACGGGAAAGAGAGTCTGATATTATACTTCTGGCAAAGAAGTTTATGGATGGTTTTGTGAAAAGTAATCAAATGGAGACAAAGATTCTTACTAAAGATGCCCAGACAAAATTGTTGAATTATCCGTATACCGGTAATGTGCAGGAGTTAAAGGCTATTGTGGAGTTGGCAACAGTAATGTCGTCAGAGAATATAATTATGGATGAAGATATTAGTTTCAATTCGTCTAATAACTTAACAGAATTTCTTTTCGAAGAAAAAACATTGAAGGATTACACTAGAGGGATAATCAAACATTTTTTGGAAAAGTACGATAACAATGTTCTTTTAGTGGCTGATAAATTGGATGTGGGGAAATCTACAATTTACAGAATGATAAAAAATAACGAGATATAGTTTGGAGATTTTATAATGAAGAGAGAATATGATTTATCAAAATTGGAGGAACTAGCCGATGGTGATCGGGAATTTGTCATTGATATAGTTTCTACCTTTCTTGATCATGCTCCTATACAAGTTAAGGAAATAGAAGAAGCATTTGAACAGGCAGATTATAAAATGCTTGGGGATGTGGCGCATAAACTTAAGCCCTCACTTGATCTTATGGGGATTGATTCACTTTATAAGGTGATAAGATTGATTGAGCAATGTGCCAAAGAAGAAACTAAACAGAAAGAGTTACCTCGTA harbors:
- a CDS encoding Hpt domain-containing protein gives rise to the protein MKREYDLSKLEELADGDREFVIDIVSTFLDHAPIQVKEIEEAFEQADYKMLGDVAHKLKPSLDLMGIDSLYKVIRLIEQCAKEETKQKELPRIINEFTSIFEKVLDEIKSDYSSH